Within the Glycine max cultivar Williams 82 chromosome 12, Glycine_max_v4.0, whole genome shotgun sequence genome, the region GGCATGCGCCGCCGCCGTCTTGGCGGCGGAAACAGCTCCGCCAGCACCGGCGTTGGAGGCGGCAGCAGCAACATGCTGAGGTTCTACACGGACGACGCCCCGGGGCTGAAGATTTCGCCGACGGTGGTGCTCGTGATGAGCCTCTGCTTCATCGGCTTCGTCACCGCGCTCCACGTGTTCGGCAAACTCTACCGCTCCAAATCTGGTGGCGCCGTTTGATCTTTTGGAGATGTAGTTCCGATCCGTACCCGATcgctttgttttctgtttttaattccGTAATTTAGTTAACACTTGCTATTTTGTAGTTGTGAAATCAAATCGTTGACTATCTTCTTACTGTGGTTAATGGAAAGTCgcttttgtttttgctttggCCTTAAACGTGGATCTGTTGTTTTGCTTAATCATGTATCTTAATGAGTTAGGTTTGCCATTCTTCCTTTTTCTCAAAGGAATTTGATGGTTTCCTTTGGACAAGTTATATTTGATCAAAGTTTATCAATGCTAATCTTCTttcgatttttattttatttttccttcatgGTGTATGTTCGGAAAACAAGTTGAGATTTTAGTCTGCAGAAATGATTTCAGAGCATATCACATAAAAAACATTGTAATGAAACCTAATCTTGCCTTAATTAAACTGAATCAAAGGAGcgattttaattaaaacaactcCAGATTGATGTAGAAGTTTTCTACCATCACTCTAGGATGTGCCTGAATAATGCTTGATGTTAGATAGAATGCATGTTGTCTGCACATGTAAGAATTTGACGGCAAAATCAAACTGCaagataaaaaatgttaatgaaaaaaaacGAGAACATTAATCAgtcaaaatttagattaaagattaaaaatgaaattttgaaaaaaaatttaaggacaaaaaatgatattaaacccttttaaatatcataaataattgaaatactatatttttatgaaacaaCTAACGAAAAGAAGAAAGTGACTAAAAGTTAATATGTTTGTGACTTTTTTTTCCACGTGTCTTTCTTTTTGGagataattttgtttgatttacaATTGATTACTAAATGTGAAActttttctaacaaaaaattgaaCTTTGATTCAACACAATATGAGGAACTAACCTCTTCCACTGGATCCAATTCTCTGTTGGCAATATGTTCGTGACTTTGAAACTTACTTTTCAACCCGTCCAATTTGAAAAATGTTAcaccatttttaaaatatattatattattaggtgaaatttatacaaataaaatatgaatttacttttttatttattattttatgagatttacataatttttgggGGGGAATtacacaaattttatttaatagtaaAAGTATATTATTAACATAGACTTATTGAAAATGAGGTAAAATTAAAGGTAATCATACCAAATACTAGGATTGGAGGCATTGGTTAGTTATAATATATTTGAAACAGAAAGGAAGTGAagttttgaaagaaagaaaggaaaggcAAAGTTGTCACCTTCACCCCTACGGCGAGAAAGGAAGTGAATAGATATGCATTGGCATTGCCACGCTATTATCTGGAAATAGGTTCGCGTAGCGTTTAATGCGCTGAACGCCTCATTTGTGTTTGAGATGGAACAGTGCAGAGTAACCAACTGTGCCACAaacacaaccacacacaagAACCCAACCCACCTTAACTTTCTCTCGCCGCACTCACTTCGATCTGTTCTGTCTATCACCATTCACCACTCCTTATTTCTCAGCGTTTCCCTCTCAAAACAACAACCTGAGGAGAAACCTTAACAGCAATGTCCGTCATCGACATTCTCTTCCGCGTGGATGACATATGTCAAAAATATGACAAATACGACATCGATAAGCAGCGCGAGCTCAACGCCTATGGCGACGACCTCTTCGCTCGCCTCTACGCTGCTGTCGAATCCAGCATACAATCCGCTCTCAATGTTCCATTCTCTTCTccttaattaattcattaattttgcTCTGTCTCCATTGCTTTTGTTGTTGAAAATGACGTTGATGTGTTGTTGTTTACTTCAATGCAGAAATCCGAGGTTGCTTCCACGGAGAAGAACAGGGCATCTGCTGCGGCTTTGAATGCGGAGGTTCGTCGAACCAAAGGTAGACTCATGGACGAGCTTCCTAAACTCCGCAAATTGGTCCATAAGAAGGTGAACCTTTTTGTTTCACAACTCTAACGTTTCACTGCTCTGTTTCTTCACTTTTTCATCCTATTAAGAACACctttattaatctttctttCGCGTACACTAAGACAATCACTGATTGTCTtcctatacaaaaaaaaaaaaatgcatgaacaCTGCACAtcttgagagaaaaaagagacGTTTAAATATAATAAGGAATATGATGAGTGACACATTGACTTTATAATAATGGAATGTCCACATATCATTGTTCTATCAAGAGAGTTCTTACACTAGAACAAGAGATTTAAGGAAGTTCGACAAATGTGTCCTCGGAATGactatctctttttcttttttataaacaatGAATTATATTGTAATATACCCCTACATTATCTTAAACCGcgtatattattttaatgtgtGCGGAGGCTTTGCCCCCATACCCAACCCACTTCCTAACCCAACAACAGGTACCCTTATACTGCACTCTTACTTTGTCTTGCCCATAAAATACGAGGCATGTACAACAGAAAGAAAACCAATTCTAAGTGATCATTGTTTAAACCATAatgaatttttatgttttttatgtcaTTAGAAGGAATGACTTTTCACACAAGAGATGACTGTGATCATGGACTTGAATAATTTGTCTGCtggtttcatttcatttaaccTGCTTTAAAAACATGTTCCATTCTTTTGATGGTTTGTTTTCACTAGAGTCCCTTTGTCACTTGTAGAGGGTTGGCTAAAACTAGATATTGTGTTTCAGAAACCTTTCAAATGTGCCCAATGGC harbors:
- the LOC100814692 gene encoding protein transport protein Sec61 subunit beta, which encodes MARGSSQSQSSTSTATRPGPAGMAPRGSAAATAGMRRRRLGGGNSSASTGVGGGSSNMLRFYTDDAPGLKISPTVVLVMSLCFIGFVTALHVFGKLYRSKSGGAV